A section of the Bombus huntii isolate Logan2020A chromosome 5, iyBomHunt1.1, whole genome shotgun sequence genome encodes:
- the LOC126865654 gene encoding methionyl-tRNA formyltransferase, mitochondrial isoform X2, with translation MYLIFNRAVYNTAPFLYSLKEVTKIFLLTFNSKIYNKHYTCYSQSHEKQQSGAWKVLFFGTDEFAVESLKVLYSKYRSKELERLEIVTVNQKRENSVTKYAKENKIIVNKWPVEINKSEFHIGIVVSFGQLIPSKIINAFPLGMLNVHSSLLPRWRGAAPIIYALINGDSKTGVTIMKIMPKKFDIGEIILQKAIDINEHETLPELYTKLAKLGANLLEETFENLLELLKSARPQDEENVTYVNWNKMSATNVYNLHRALVGLYPLTTSFQNAKIKLFDVQKIESESIVTNLEGAEPGTVIYSKKNNALIIKCKENTYVSAKQVTVQGKRTMSALNFCNGYISGRNRTKILFTSM, from the exons atgtatttaattttcaacCGTGCAGTGTATAACACAGCaccatttttatattcattaaaagaagtaactaaaatatttcttctaacttttaattcaaaaatatataataaacattataCTTGTTATAGTCAATCACATGAAAAACAGCAAAGTGGTGCATGGAAAGTATTATTTTTTGGCACAGATGAATTTGCTGTCGAAAGTTTGAAAGTCTTATATAGCAAATA TAGATCTAAGGAATTGGAACGACTAGAAATTGTTACTGTCAAtcaaaaaagggaaaattctgtcacaaaatatgcaaaagaaaataaaattattgtaaataaatggccagttgaaattaataaatcagaGTTTCATATAGGAATAGTTGTTTCATTTGGTCAATTAATACCATCCAAGATCATAAATGCATTTCCACT AGGCATGTTGAATGTACATAGTAGTTTATTACCAAGATGGAGAGGAGCAGCTCCAATAATTTACGCGTTAATAAATGGAGATTCAAAAACTGGTGTCacaataatgaaaataatgccaaaaaa attTGATATAGGAGAAATAATATTGCAAAAGGCAATAGATATTAATGAACATGAAACTCTGCCagaattatatacaaaattagcAAAACTTGGTGCAAATCTTTTAGAAgaaacgtttgaaaatttattagaattattaaaatctgCAAGACCTCAAGATGAAGAAAACGTAACATATg TTAATTGGAATAAAATGTCTGCAACAAATGTTTATAACTTACATCGTGCGCTTGTGGGTTTATACCCTTTAACTACTTCATTTCAAAACGCAAAAATAAAGTTATTTGACGTTCAAAAAATTGAATCAGAATCAATAGTAACAAACCTCGAAGGAGCAGAACCAg GAACCGTGATATATAGTAAAAAGAATAATGCATTgattataaaatgtaaagaaaACACTTATGTTTCTGCAAAGCAAGTAACTGTACAAGGTAAACGTACTATGAGTGCtcttaatttttgtaatggtTATATATCTGGAAGAAATAGgacgaaaatattatttacttcAATGTAA
- the LOC126865654 gene encoding methionyl-tRNA formyltransferase, mitochondrial isoform X1 yields MYLIFNRAVYNTAPFLYSLKEVTKIFLLTFNSKIYNKHYTCYSQSHEKQQSGAWKVLFFGTDEFAVESLKVLYSKYRSKELERLEIVTVNQKRENSVTKYAKENKIIVNKWPVEINKSEFHIGIVVSFGQLIPSKIINAFPLGMLNVHSSLLPRWRGAAPIIYALINGDSKTGVTIMKIMPKKFDIGEIILQKAIDINEHETLPELYTKLAKLGANLLEETFENLLELLKSARPQDEENVTYAPKITSEISLVNWNKMSATNVYNLHRALVGLYPLTTSFQNAKIKLFDVQKIESESIVTNLEGAEPGTVIYSKKNNALIIKCKENTYVSAKQVTVQGKRTMSALNFCNGYISGRNRTKILFTSM; encoded by the exons atgtatttaattttcaacCGTGCAGTGTATAACACAGCaccatttttatattcattaaaagaagtaactaaaatatttcttctaacttttaattcaaaaatatataataaacattataCTTGTTATAGTCAATCACATGAAAAACAGCAAAGTGGTGCATGGAAAGTATTATTTTTTGGCACAGATGAATTTGCTGTCGAAAGTTTGAAAGTCTTATATAGCAAATA TAGATCTAAGGAATTGGAACGACTAGAAATTGTTACTGTCAAtcaaaaaagggaaaattctgtcacaaaatatgcaaaagaaaataaaattattgtaaataaatggccagttgaaattaataaatcagaGTTTCATATAGGAATAGTTGTTTCATTTGGTCAATTAATACCATCCAAGATCATAAATGCATTTCCACT AGGCATGTTGAATGTACATAGTAGTTTATTACCAAGATGGAGAGGAGCAGCTCCAATAATTTACGCGTTAATAAATGGAGATTCAAAAACTGGTGTCacaataatgaaaataatgccaaaaaa attTGATATAGGAGAAATAATATTGCAAAAGGCAATAGATATTAATGAACATGAAACTCTGCCagaattatatacaaaattagcAAAACTTGGTGCAAATCTTTTAGAAgaaacgtttgaaaatttattagaattattaaaatctgCAAGACCTCAAGATGAAGAAAACGTAACATATg CACCAAAAATAACGTCAGAAATATCTTTAGTTAATTGGAATAAAATGTCTGCAACAAATGTTTATAACTTACATCGTGCGCTTGTGGGTTTATACCCTTTAACTACTTCATTTCAAAACGCAAAAATAAAGTTATTTGACGTTCAAAAAATTGAATCAGAATCAATAGTAACAAACCTCGAAGGAGCAGAACCAg GAACCGTGATATATAGTAAAAAGAATAATGCATTgattataaaatgtaaagaaaACACTTATGTTTCTGCAAAGCAAGTAACTGTACAAGGTAAACGTACTATGAGTGCtcttaatttttgtaatggtTATATATCTGGAAGAAATAGgacgaaaatattatttacttcAATGTAA
- the LOC126865654 gene encoding methionyl-tRNA formyltransferase, mitochondrial isoform X3 produces the protein MYLIFNRAVYNTAPFLYSLKEVTKIFLLTFNSKIYNKHYTCYSQSHEKQQSGAWKVLFFGTDEFAVESLKVLYSKYRSKELERLEIVTVNQKRENSVTKYAKENKIIVNKWPVEINKSEFHIGIVVSFGQLIPSKIINAFPLGMLNVHSSLLPRWRGAAPIIYALINGDSKTGVTIMKIMPKKFDIGEIILQKAIDINEHETLPELYTKLAKLGANLLEETFENLLELLKSARPQDEENVTYAPKITSEISLVNWNKMSATNVYNLHRALVGLYPLTTSFQNAKIKLFDVQKIESESIVTNLEGAEPGTVIYSKKNNALIIKCKENTYVSAKQVTVQGSQSAQCHE, from the exons atgtatttaattttcaacCGTGCAGTGTATAACACAGCaccatttttatattcattaaaagaagtaactaaaatatttcttctaacttttaattcaaaaatatataataaacattataCTTGTTATAGTCAATCACATGAAAAACAGCAAAGTGGTGCATGGAAAGTATTATTTTTTGGCACAGATGAATTTGCTGTCGAAAGTTTGAAAGTCTTATATAGCAAATA TAGATCTAAGGAATTGGAACGACTAGAAATTGTTACTGTCAAtcaaaaaagggaaaattctgtcacaaaatatgcaaaagaaaataaaattattgtaaataaatggccagttgaaattaataaatcagaGTTTCATATAGGAATAGTTGTTTCATTTGGTCAATTAATACCATCCAAGATCATAAATGCATTTCCACT AGGCATGTTGAATGTACATAGTAGTTTATTACCAAGATGGAGAGGAGCAGCTCCAATAATTTACGCGTTAATAAATGGAGATTCAAAAACTGGTGTCacaataatgaaaataatgccaaaaaa attTGATATAGGAGAAATAATATTGCAAAAGGCAATAGATATTAATGAACATGAAACTCTGCCagaattatatacaaaattagcAAAACTTGGTGCAAATCTTTTAGAAgaaacgtttgaaaatttattagaattattaaaatctgCAAGACCTCAAGATGAAGAAAACGTAACATATg CACCAAAAATAACGTCAGAAATATCTTTAGTTAATTGGAATAAAATGTCTGCAACAAATGTTTATAACTTACATCGTGCGCTTGTGGGTTTATACCCTTTAACTACTTCATTTCAAAACGCAAAAATAAAGTTATTTGACGTTCAAAAAATTGAATCAGAATCAATAGTAACAAACCTCGAAGGAGCAGAACCAg GAACCGTGATATATAGTAAAAAGAATAATGCATTgattataaaatgtaaagaaaACACTTATGTTTCTGCAAAGCAAGTAACTGTACAAG GATCGCAGTCCGCACAATGCCACGAATAG